The following are encoded in a window of Castanea sativa cultivar Marrone di Chiusa Pesio chromosome 5, ASM4071231v1 genomic DNA:
- the LOC142634139 gene encoding negative regulator of systemic acquired resistance SNI1: MEKENDINRGRSNKGGGIAENILAFLDASVTKDTQDANDDRIAFLEAIFAASIVPESGFPPTNKMSEAVFQILRLGKSLELIMASFQLLNELDKRYPRVYLSNSSSSASLDLVVVKEAWLPFVLGLGTNDSEREAAHKKSGATLDSSAFHLLIQDLAAVAGEEKFQALDTKSLGSMLLFQYLVNVLEADILPRNSVYEETMNWALLRESLLNVLLGSRKLNYKGLVRDCLTIICGLCQIQSAFSNDKMCSENYVAKPSDRCDTAVAISLPEIGQNTCIAMQKLLILIMELDISKKKADMKGLTTRADGVRTPLLEIILDELTYNKGLLSPFLQVFNEPKWKLDIILQYFWKYIAKPSIRTRRSTDFVDDETFNGALKCFLNGTSTKGIIKRIGIKEIQLLLAHGYKAQLLLLSEQCPAEAISDSKEDVRGNSLVEISKNMISAFNSLRRTDECMEISSYVKEAVFTAATLLSKKS; this comes from the exons atggagaaggagAACGATATCAATAGAGGAAGAAGCAATAAAGGAGGAGGAATTGCAGAGAACATTTTGGCTTTTCTCGACGCTTCCGTGACTAAAGACACTCAGGACGCCAATGATGATA GGATTGCTTTCTTGGAAGCTATTTTTGCTGCTTCGATTGTTCCAGAAAGTGGATTTCCTCCAACCAA CAAAATGAGCGAGGCAGTGTTTCAGATATTGAGGCTTGGTAAATCCCTAGAACTGATTATGGCAAGTTTTCAGCTTTTGAATGAGTTAGACAAG CGTTACCCTCGGGTGTATTTATCAAATTCATCCTCTAGCGCTTCACTTGACTTAGTCGTGGTTAAAGAG GCTTGGTTGCCATTTGTTCTTGGCTTGGGTACCAATGATAGTGAGAGAGAAGCAGCACACAAAAAGTCTGGTGCAACACTTGATTCCTCT GCTTTTCATCTTCTGATTCAAGACCTTGCTGCAGTGGCTGGTGaagaaaaatttcaagcatTAGACACAAAG TCCCTTGGGAGCATGTTACTGTTCCAGTATCTTGTGAATGTTCTTGAAGCAGATATACTACCTCGTAacagtgtgtatgaag AAACTATGAACTGGGCCCTTCTGAGGGAATCTTTGCTTAACGTGCTTCTG GGGTCAAGAAAATTAAACTACAAAGGCTTAGTGAGAGATTGCTTGACCATTATATGTGGACTATGTCAAATTCAATCTGCATTCAGTAATGATAAGATGTGCTCGGAGAATTATGTGGCAAAACCATCTGACCGTTGTGACACTGCTGTGGCAATTTCTTTGCCTGAAATAGGACAGAATACCTGCATTGCCATGCAGAAACTTCTGATACTA ATTATGGAACTTGATATATCAAAGAAGAAAGCAGATATGAAAGGTTTGACTACCAGAGCCGATGGTGTGAG GACCCCACTGTTGGAGATAATTCTTGATGAACTAACTTACAATAAGGGCCTACTTTCCCCATTTCTCCAG GTCTTCAATGAACCCAAATGGAAGCTGGATATAATTTTGCAGTATTTCTGGAAGTACATAGCAAAA CCTTCTATTCGTACTCGAAGATCAACTGATTTTGTAGATGATGAAACTTTCAATGGAGCTTTGAAGTGCTTTTTAAATGGTACTAGCACAAAAGGCATCATAAAAAGGATTGGTATAAAAGAAATTCAGTTGCTTTTAGCACATGGTTATAAG GCTCAATTGTTGCTATTGTCTGAACAATGCCCTGCTGAAGCCATCTCAGATTCCAAGGAAGATGTGAGAGGCAACTCTCTTGTGGAAATAAGCAAGAATATGATCTCTGCTTTCAATAGTTTGAGGAGAACTGATGA GTGCATGGAGATTTCGTCATATGTTAAAGAAGCAGTGTTTACAGCAGCGACACTCCTCTCTAAAAAGTCTTAG